GTTTGTTTCGTTCACAGATCGGAACACCACCGATCTGTCAACTCCACGTCCGGAACCCGCCCAGCTCCTTCTCTGCGGAGCAGCTCTCCGAGTCGCATCCGCTCGGATTGAACGGCTTTATAAGCCATTCAATCGGAGTCCGTATGAACGCACCAGACAGCCGTCCGTCCCGGACGGATCCCGCCCCCCGCGGAGCCCCTTCAGGCAGCTGCTCTGCGTTACGCGGCAGGTGGGCGCGGACCGTCGGCCGGCGCACTGGCCGGACCGTCGATCAGCAGGCCGCGCCGCACCCAGGCGTTCAGGTTCAGGGCGTGCGACGCCTGCCACGCGCGGGTCCAGTCGGCGTCCGCACCGAGTTTCTGGCCCCGGCCGTGCCGCAGCACGTATCCCCGGTGCAGGGCCAGCAGTTCGGCCGGACTGGCATCCGGGTGGCGGTGCTGGTCGATCTCCTCACTCAGCGACGGGGAGGACAGTGCCGGGGCGCCGGTCGTCAGAACGCACGCGACGCCGCTGGCCCGGTCTCGCAGCCAGGTCATGAGCTGCAGGTACGCGCGGCCCGTCCGGGCGGATTCCGGCGTCTCACTCCAGCGCAGCGCGGCGGTCGTGTCGGGCTCCAGGGTGTAGGCGCGCAGGTGCCGGACCTCGCTGATCACGGGCAGGTAGAACGTGCCGTGAAACTCGGCGTCCAGTGCCAGCATGGCGGCGTGCAGCGCGCCCAGGCTGCGCGACTGTTCGGGCGTGCCGCCCCAGGCGCGTTCCTCCAGCCGCTCGAAGGTCAGGTGCTCGTGCACCGGCGGGCCCGGGACCGCGCGGCCCTCCAGACGGGCGCGGCTGATCTCGGGCAGCAGGCCCACGGCGCGGTCCTCCCCGACCAGGAGTTGAAGTTCCTCGTCGGTCAGGGCAGCCAGGTTCAGACAGCGGGGCACGCGCAGCAGGATACTGTGCGCCGGTCACGTTGTCAGCGGGACGGGGGGCCACCTCCCCCACCGGCTCCCTATAGTGGGCGGATGACCGCTCAGAACACCGCCAGTCCCGACTACACCCGCGACCTCCGGCAGGTCGCCCGCACGCTGCTGGAGCATCCGGGCCCCATCGTGGTCGTGTCGCACGAGAACCCGGACGGCGACGCGCTCGGCAGCGTGCTGGGCCTCACGCGGGCCCTGCGCGCCCTGGGCCGCCACGTGACCGCCCCGATGACCGTCCCCCGCTACCTGTCGTTCCTGCCGCAACCGGGCGAACTGAGCGCCCCGCTGGACGTCCTGCCGGACGGCGCCCTGATCGCCGTGCTGGACGTGGACAACAACGACCCGTCCCGCGTGGCGGGCGTGACGCTGGACGGGTTCACGGGTCCGGTCGTGAACGTGGATCACCACGGCACGAACGCCCGGCGCGCCACGGCGCTGCTGGTGGACCCCTCCCGGCCCGCGACGGCCCTGATGATCGCGGACCTGCTCGACGAACTGGGGGTCACGTGGACCGAGCCGCTCGCCACGCCACTGATGCTGGGCCTGAACACCGACACCGGCAGCTTCCGGTTCGACAGCGTCACGCCCGGCACCTTCGAGTGCGCCGCGCGCCTGCGCGCCCACGGCGCCCGCCTGGGCTGGCTGAACGACAACCTGGGCCAGAACCCTCCCACCTACTACCACCTGCTACGCGAGGTGCTGGGCACCCTGGAGTTCCGGCACGGGGGGCGGGTCGTGCTGGCCCGCGTGGACCAGGCGATGCTGGACCGCGCCGGGGCCGCCTGGGAGGACGTGGAATCCTACGTGGGCCTGCTGCGCAGCGCCGAGGGCACGCAGCTGGCCGTGATGGTCAAGGACCACGGCGACCGCGTGAAGCTCTCCATGCGGTCACGCGCGGGCTTCAGCGCGCAGAACGTCGCGGTCGCGCTGGGCGGCGGCGGACACGTCCCGGCAGCCGGAGCGAGCGTCGCCGCGCCCTTCGCGGAGGTCCTGCCGGCCCTCGACGCGGCCATCACCGCCGAGCTGCGCCGCCTGAACGACCAGTCCTGATACGGAGTCCGTATCATACGGACTCCGATTGAATGGGCTGCAAAGACCATTCAATCCGAGCGGATGCGACTCGCAGAGCTGCGCCGCAGAGTGGGAGCTGGGCGGGTTCCGGACGTGGAGGTGACAGATCGGTGGTGTTCCGATCTGTTAACGAAACAAACGGCAGTCCGTATCAGAGTCCGCCCGGATGGAACGGTGGACGCTCAGGGCGTCCCGGTCCGCGCCGCCGCTCCGGGTCCGGGTGGCCCGAGCACGACCTGCATGGCCGCGTTGATCCACGCGAACGCGCGGCGGGTGTTCGGCATGGTGTACGTCTGGTCCGCGCCGCGCTGCATGAAGACGTACACGACGTGCCGGTCGTCGCGGGTGTGCAGGTAACCGCTGTACGTCAGGAGCCGCCAGCCGTTCCCGCCCTTCCCGCCGAAGGCCCGCAGGCCCTGGCGGTGCGTGACCTTCAGCGCGGACTTCCCGTACCCGAGGGCCATCACGTCCCGCTGCCACCGCTGCGCACGGGGGGACAGGCCGCTGCGCAGGAACTCATGCGCGACCAGGGTGCCGAACTCGTAAGGCGTGGTGATGTTGTGCGTGCGCAGGTCCAGCGCCGGGTCGTAGCGGTGGTCGAAGTACTCGTCGAGTTTGCGTTGCAGGTAATCGGCGCGGTACGCCCGGGCGTCCGCGTCGATCAGCGTCGCGAGGCGCAGCCGCTCGGGTCCGCGCGCCCCCGCCCAGCGGGAGGTGCCGTTGAACGTCCCTGACAGGCCCGCCTGCGCCACCCACCAGTCGCGGGTGGGCAGGATCAGGCGCGTGTGACACAGCCCCAGACTGTCCGCGACGTCCTGCACGGCCTGCAGGCCCACGCGGCGGTGCAGGATGTCGGTGGCGGTGTTGTCACTGTTGCGGATCATGCGCTCCGTGAGCGTCCGCACGTTCGAACCGTCGAAGGGGTAACTGCCCAGGCTCTGGTTGTCGCGGGCAACGTCGAAACGTTCAGTGGGACGGAGCGTTCCGGCGTCAAAGGCCCGCAGGGTCGCCCACAGCACCGCCTGCTTGTACGTGCTGGCCAGCGGGAACACGCTGTCCGGATTGGTGGCGACCGCCCGCAGGGGTTCGAGGGTCACGGGGTCCACCTCGGCCACCCACAGGCCCAGCGTGCCGCTGAGCGGGAACGGGGGCGGCGGCGCCTTCGGCACGGACGGCGCAGGCAGCAGGCACCCGCGCGCGTCGCGGGCGACCACGTCGCGCTGCACCTGCACCCGCGGCGGCTCGATCTGGCGCAGGGTGACGTGCGCGCCCGGCGCGGCGTCCGGCCGCTGACAGCCGCCCAGCAGGGGCAGCAGGACCAGCAGCCGGCGCAGGCCCCGGACCGTCCGGCGCTTGCTCGGCAGCGGCATTCAGGCGTGCAGGGGTTCCAGGGTCACGCCCACCGTGCCGGGGCCGGCGTGCGTGGCGACCACGGCGCCGATCATGTGGTCTCCCATGTCCTCGAAGGCCACGTCGCTCAGGCCCGCGCGGACCTCCTTGACGAATTCCTCGCCGCCGGGCGTGCACATGACCGCCACGCGCGCCCCGCCGTGCTGAGCGACGTACTTCTTCACGTGATCCACGATGTCCGACATGGCCTTCTTGTGGCCGCGCACGCGCCCGCCGGAATCGACGCGGCCGTCCTTGACGACCAGGATGGGTTTGATGTTCAGCAGGCTCCCCAGCAGCGCCTGCCCGCCCCCGATGCGGCCGTTGATGCGCAGGAAGTCCAGGGTGTCCACCGTGAAGCGGATGTCCGCGACCTTCTGCAGCGCCTCGAGTTTCTCCACGATCTGCGGCACGCTCAGGCCCTGGTGGGCCAGTTCGGCGGCCCGCAGGACACGCAGGCCCAGGCCCATGCTGACCGAGCGGCTGTCCACGACCGTGACCTTCCCGCCGAACTCCTGCGCGGCGAGGCGGGCGCTGCCCACGGTGCCGGACATCTGCCCGCTGATGTGAATGCTCAGCACCTCGTCCGCCGTCTTCAGCGCCTCGGTGTACGCCGCCGCGAACTCGGCCGGGCTGGGCTGGCTGGTACTGGGCGTCTTCTTCCCGGCCTTCAGGCCTGCGAACAGGTCGCCGGGCGTGATCTCCAGCCCGTCTTTGTGCATCTTGCCGTCGAACAGCACGTACAGCGGCACGCTGGTCACACCCACCTGGGCGCACAGGGCGGCGTTCAGGTCACTCGTGGAATCCGTGACGATTGCAATGGTCATTCCCTGATACTAGCGTGACACACAATCGTTGCGCCCGGCATCCGTGCCGCGCCCCGCCTTCACGCCCCGCCCCCCGTCCACCCCCGGCGGAGCACGAACGTCAATCGCCGGAGCGCACGAGGGACGCGCCGGAATCCCAGGTCCCGGCGCGTCCCTCGTGCAGGCTGCGTCTGTTCAGCCCCTACGGCCTGTTCAGCTCTTCTTCCTGGGCTGCCACTTCTTGCGGCCCCCGGCGCCCGGTTCACTGGTCGCCCCCTGCCCCTCTTCGAGCAGGTTCTCTCCGACCTGCTCAAGGTGCACGTGCTCGGTGATGGGCTGGGTGCTCGGCCCCGTTGCGGTCGGTTCAGGCGCGGCAGCCTGCACTTCGGGCGTGGAAGCCGGAGCCGCCGCAGCTTTCGGAGCCCACTTCTTCCGCTCGCCGGTCGCGGCGGGCGCGGCAGGCGCAGTGGCTTCCGGTGTCACGGCAGGAGCGGGCGCGGCCTGGGGGGCCGGTTCGGCAACTCCGGTTCCGGCAGCTTCGGCCACGGGAGCGGCACTGACCGGCTGGCCCTTCGGCGCCCACTTCTTCCGTTCACCGGCGGCGGGCGCGGCAGCAGGGGCCGCCGCGCTCGGAGCGGCAGGCGCGGTGGGCTCGGTGGTCGCCGGGGCGGGTGTCGCCTCTGCTTTGGCCTTGGGCGCCCAGGCCTTGCGGGCGGGCGCGTCCGGGCCGGGCGCCGGGGACACCGGGGTCGCGGCAGTCAGATCCGGCTGGGCGACGGGGACGGGGTTCACGTCATCCGCCTTCGCCTTGGGTGCCCAGGCCTTGCGCACTGGGGCGTCGGTCGCTGGGGTGGTGGGAGCCGGATCTGCAGTCGCCGCCGGAGCGGGCGCGACCGGCGTGGCACTCACATCGTCCCCAGCTTTGGGCTTCCAGCTCTTGCGGGCCGGAGCGTCGGTGGACGGGGCAGCGGCAGCAGGGGTCACGTCGTCGGCACTGGTCGCTTTGGGTTTCCAGCTCTTGCGGGCGGTCGCCTCGGGGTGCGCGGCCTGCGCCTCGGGCTGGGTGCCCTGGGTCGCGTCGGGGCTGCCGGGCTGCGCGTTGATCACGGCGGCGCTCGTCTCGCCCACCACGGCGGCGGGGGCGCCGGTGCCGGGGCGGTCGCCCGTGCGGTCCATGGGTGTCTGCGCGTTGGGGGCGCTGACGACCTCGGGCTGCTCCAGCGGGGTGGCGTCCGCCACGGGGCCGGTGGGGGCGGCCTGCTGCCACGTGCCGTCGGCGCGCTGCACGCTTTCCAGCATGAGTTCCGCGACGTCCTTGACGATGATGTCGTCGCGTTTCTGCTTCTCGGGCGTGGAGTTCATCATGGCCTTGCAGAACGGGCAGCCGACGGCGACGACCTTGCCGGTCTGCTCGAACTCGTCGCTGGCGGCCTTGGCGCTGTCCAGGCGGGTCTGGAGTTCACGGAAGCGGTTGTCGCTGATGCGCTCTGAGCCTTCTTCCTCTTCCTTCCAGAACTGCGCGCCGCCGGCGCCGCAACAGAAGGAGTTCTCGCGGCTGCGTTCGAGGTCCAGCACCTCACCCGCCATCTGGGTGATCAGGCTGCGGGGCGCGTCGTACACGCCGTTGTGGCGGCCCAGGTAGCAGGGGTCGTGGTACGTGACGTTCTCCGCGAGCTGCGCCAGGGGCAGTTTCCCGGCAGCGACCAGCGTCTCGAGGTACTCGGTGTGGTGGATGGTGCGGTAGTCGCCGCCCAGCTGCCGGTACTCGTTGCCGATGGCGTTCATGCAGTGCGGGCAGGTCGCGACGATCAGTTTCGGGGCGACGGTGTTCAGCGTCTCGACGTTCTCCTGGGCCAGGGTCTGGTACAGGAATTCGTTCCCGGCGCGGCGGGCGCTGTCCCCGGTGCAGGCTTCCTTCTTGCCCAGCACGGCGTAGTTCACGCCGGCCTTGTCGAGCAGCTGCACGAAGGAACGGGCGACCTTCTGCGCGCCGGGGTCGTAACTGGCGGCGCAGCCCACCCAGTAGATGACGTCGGGTTCCGGGTTCTCGTCGATGGTGGGGACCTTCAGCCCCTCGGCCCATTCCATGCGCTTGTCGCGGCTGATGCCCCAGGGGTTGCTGGCGCGTTCCATGCCGCGGAAGGCGGTCTGGAGTTGCGGGGGGAACTCGCCGGCGACCATGACCTGGTGGCGGCGGATGTCGATGATGTCGAGCATCTGCTCGTCCTGCACGGGGCAGACCTGCATGCAGGCGCCGCAGGTGGTGCAGGCCCAGACCGATTCCTCGTTGATGGCGAATTCCAGCAGGGGGTGCGCGGTGCTCGCGCCGCCCTCGAAGGGTGCGGGTTTCAGGGTGAAGGGGCTGGGGTGCGCCGCGATCACGTTCAGTTCCATGCGTTTGTTGATTTCCAGCGCGGCGGGGCTCAGGGCCTTGCCGGTCGCGTTGGCCGGGCAGACGTCCTGGCAGCGGTTGCACTGGATGCAGGAGTAAGCGTCGAGCAGGCGCGGCCATTCCAGGTCCTCGAGTTTCTCGACGCCCAGCTTGGTTTCCTCGGCCTCCATGGCCTCCTCCAGGCCCTTCATGGGGGGCAGGACGCCGCTGCCGACGGGGCGCTTCAGGGCGTAGTTCAGGGGCGCCATGAAGATGTGGATGTGCTTCGTGAACGGGAAGTACGCCAGGAATGCCAGGACGCTGCCGAGCGCCCCCCAGTAACCGAAGACGCGCCAGCCCTCGATGGCCTGCTCGCTGGCTCCGCCGAACAGCAGGCGGCCCAGGGCGCTGCTGAACGGCTGGAAGGCGTCGTACCCGCCGAGTGTGCGGGCTTCCTCGGCCATCTTGGCGGCGTTGCCGAGCACGCGGCTGCCCACGTGGAAGGTGATGAACGACGAGACGATCAGGCTGTCGCGCAGGATGTAGTTCGCCCTGAGCAGGGGGTGCAGCAGCGTCTTGTCGGTGAAGCGGAAGTCGCGTTTGCTGGGCAGGAACAGGCGGCGGATCAGCAGGCTGACGACGCCCACGAGGACCAGCATGCTGAGCAGGTCGGCCAGGAAGTTGTACCCGGCGAGCAGCGGGCTGTCCTTGGAGTAGATGTGGAAGGGAATGTACCCTTCGAGGCCGTCCACGACGTTCACGAGCAGGTAGTACACGAAGCCGTAGAAGATGAAGGCGTGCAGCACGCTGATGGTGGTGCGGCGGCGGAAGGTGCGTTCCTGGGTGAGGGAAACGCGCA
This window of the Deinococcus depolymerans genome carries:
- a CDS encoding bifunctional oligoribonuclease/PAP phosphatase NrnA, translating into MTAQNTASPDYTRDLRQVARTLLEHPGPIVVVSHENPDGDALGSVLGLTRALRALGRHVTAPMTVPRYLSFLPQPGELSAPLDVLPDGALIAVLDVDNNDPSRVAGVTLDGFTGPVVNVDHHGTNARRATALLVDPSRPATALMIADLLDELGVTWTEPLATPLMLGLNTDTGSFRFDSVTPGTFECAARLRAHGARLGWLNDNLGQNPPTYYHLLREVLGTLEFRHGGRVVLARVDQAMLDRAGAAWEDVESYVGLLRSAEGTQLAVMVKDHGDRVKLSMRSRAGFSAQNVAVALGGGGHVPAAGASVAAPFAEVLPALDAAITAELRRLNDQS
- a CDS encoding serine hydrolase — translated: MPLPSKRRTVRGLRRLLVLLPLLGGCQRPDAAPGAHVTLRQIEPPRVQVQRDVVARDARGCLLPAPSVPKAPPPPFPLSGTLGLWVAEVDPVTLEPLRAVATNPDSVFPLASTYKQAVLWATLRAFDAGTLRPTERFDVARDNQSLGSYPFDGSNVRTLTERMIRNSDNTATDILHRRVGLQAVQDVADSLGLCHTRLILPTRDWWVAQAGLSGTFNGTSRWAGARGPERLRLATLIDADARAYRADYLQRKLDEYFDHRYDPALDLRTHNITTPYEFGTLVAHEFLRSGLSPRAQRWQRDVMALGYGKSALKVTHRQGLRAFGGKGGNGWRLLTYSGYLHTRDDRHVVYVFMQRGADQTYTMPNTRRAFAWINAAMQVVLGPPGPGAAARTGTP
- a CDS encoding DegV family protein; this translates as MTIAIVTDSTSDLNAALCAQVGVTSVPLYVLFDGKMHKDGLEITPGDLFAGLKAGKKTPSTSQPSPAEFAAAYTEALKTADEVLSIHISGQMSGTVGSARLAAQEFGGKVTVVDSRSVSMGLGLRVLRAAELAHQGLSVPQIVEKLEALQKVADIRFTVDTLDFLRINGRIGGGQALLGSLLNIKPILVVKDGRVDSGGRVRGHKKAMSDIVDHVKKYVAQHGGARVAVMCTPGGEEFVKEVRAGLSDVAFEDMGDHMIGAVVATHAGPGTVGVTLEPLHA
- a CDS encoding heterodisulfide reductase-related iron-sulfur binding cluster, translating into MLPLIHQVLFFIFALIAGGFGLWGFYRLYRRVARGAPASEDRAGNPVQRVLYALRVSLTQERTFRRRTTISVLHAFIFYGFVYYLLVNVVDGLEGYIPFHIYSKDSPLLAGYNFLADLLSMLVLVGVVSLLIRRLFLPSKRDFRFTDKTLLHPLLRANYILRDSLIVSSFITFHVGSRVLGNAAKMAEEARTLGGYDAFQPFSSALGRLLFGGASEQAIEGWRVFGYWGALGSVLAFLAYFPFTKHIHIFMAPLNYALKRPVGSGVLPPMKGLEEAMEAEETKLGVEKLEDLEWPRLLDAYSCIQCNRCQDVCPANATGKALSPAALEINKRMELNVIAAHPSPFTLKPAPFEGGASTAHPLLEFAINEESVWACTTCGACMQVCPVQDEQMLDIIDIRRHQVMVAGEFPPQLQTAFRGMERASNPWGISRDKRMEWAEGLKVPTIDENPEPDVIYWVGCAASYDPGAQKVARSFVQLLDKAGVNYAVLGKKEACTGDSARRAGNEFLYQTLAQENVETLNTVAPKLIVATCPHCMNAIGNEYRQLGGDYRTIHHTEYLETLVAAGKLPLAQLAENVTYHDPCYLGRHNGVYDAPRSLITQMAGEVLDLERSRENSFCCGAGGAQFWKEEEEGSERISDNRFRELQTRLDSAKAASDEFEQTGKVVAVGCPFCKAMMNSTPEKQKRDDIIVKDVAELMLESVQRADGTWQQAAPTGPVADATPLEQPEVVSAPNAQTPMDRTGDRPGTGAPAAVVGETSAAVINAQPGSPDATQGTQPEAQAAHPEATARKSWKPKATSADDVTPAAAAPSTDAPARKSWKPKAGDDVSATPVAPAPAATADPAPTTPATDAPVRKAWAPKAKADDVNPVPVAQPDLTAATPVSPAPGPDAPARKAWAPKAKAEATPAPATTEPTAPAAPSAAAPAAAPAAGERKKWAPKGQPVSAAPVAEAAGTGVAEPAPQAAPAPAVTPEATAPAAPAATGERKKWAPKAAAAPASTPEVQAAAPEPTATGPSTQPITEHVHLEQVGENLLEEGQGATSEPGAGGRKKWQPRKKS